A stretch of the Gossypium hirsutum isolate 1008001.06 chromosome D07, Gossypium_hirsutum_v2.1, whole genome shotgun sequence genome encodes the following:
- the LOC107956664 gene encoding uncharacterized protein has translation MALPVEELTLVQLQQFHNIDRMAYSRLVLTHRFDPFPSMKIVAFWNFLERIGFKHFLHNLLHFSDPMIFSLAKETLVCLECLFCSPQEIFPWVHLDFPEMNKLVGQEILLGFLFKNRETVKGMIEDFVKDVCQVAFMDIVEGNLGCKPSSNPDSELDSPTSDDGGDNGELSTDDGKARVDSEDRSLFMTFSRGHPVSNQELHGFIVGKYGKCVEAIYMDKNPKRLFACVVLRSHSDLSRILGGQKLVKFFINGKQVRVRRFVPKCRK, from the coding sequence ATGGCATTGCCTGTAGAAGAGCTTACCCTTGTACAACTTCAACAATTTCACAACATTGATCGCATGGCTTATTCTAGACTGGTTTTAACCCACCGTTTCGACCCTTTCCCCTCCATGAAGATCGTTGCCTTTTGGAATTTTCTTGAAAGAATCGGCTTCAAACACTTCCTTCACAACCTTCTACATTTCTCCGATCCCATGATTTTTTCTTTAGCCAAAGAGACCCTCGTCTGCTTGGAATGCTTGTTTTGTTCCCCGCAAGAAATCTTCCCTTGGGTCCATCTCGATTTCCCGGAGATGAACAAACTTGTTGGTCAAGAAATCTTGCTGGGTTTTCTTTTCAAAAACAGGGAAACCGTTAAAGGGATGATTGAGGACTTCGTCAAGGACGTGTGCCAAGTAGCATTTATGGATATAGTTGAAGGAAACTTGGGTTGCAAGCCATCTTCAAACCCTGACTCTGAATTGGATTCTCCAACTTCTGATGATGggggagacaatggggagctttCCACAGACGATGGTAAGGccagagttgattcagaagaCCGATCATTGTTTATGACATTCTCTAGGGGACATCCGGTTTCAAACCAAGAACTTCACGGTTTCATTGTGGGGAAATACGGCAAATGTGTGGAGGCAATCTATATGGATAAAAACCCGAAGCGGTTGTTTGCTTGTGTCGTCTTAAGGTCACACTCTGACTTGTCTAGGATTCTTGGGGGTCAGAAACTGGTGAAGTTCTTCATTAATGGCAAACAAGTTAGGGTTCGAAGATTTGTCCCCAAATGTAGGAAATAG